Proteins co-encoded in one Papaver somniferum cultivar HN1 chromosome 5, ASM357369v1, whole genome shotgun sequence genomic window:
- the LOC113279405 gene encoding uncharacterized protein LOC113279405, whose amino-acid sequence MWFLHADFLRMVNESWNMSAHGSLDFIFSYKLKRLKGVIKDWNLMVFGNIHSRLKQDQLRFEAAALRSDEDPNDITNLNLMKDAMPKLNAAGTTISDYDQIRDHVVQYYEDKFNGQELDYDFTLFDYEHPSISEVESLAMDKIPSPEEIKQAVFDLGADSASGPDGFSGCFYRHCWDIIQEDLIKAIIFCWETGHIPNGINSSLIILLLKVAFLKGCNIHENISLASEMVNELHLKRKVVNIGLKLDISQGFDTVSWAFVLEVFRRYGFSEKWCSWILNILISARIFILLNGSPKGYFKINRGLRQGDPLYPLIFVLIEDVLSINISKLFHDKKMSHMVTRGGISPTHLFFADDIMIFCKGNLKSLHNLVDLLGKYQTASGQTVCRQKSKIYYGGGSLSRSTYLADYLGMTVATFPDRYLGVQIMPGTIRYRHISNVVEKIKSQLAG is encoded by the exons ATGTGGTTTTTGCACGCTGATTTCCTTCGCATGGTCAATGAAAGTTGGAACATGTCTGCTCATGggtctcttgattttattttttcttataaattGAAGAGGCTTAAAGGTGTGATCAAAGATTGgaatcttatggtttttggtaatATTCATTCCCGGTTGAAGCAAGATCAATTGAGGTTTGAAGCTGCTGCTCTTCGTTCGGATGAGGATCCTAATGATATTACTAATCTTAACCTTATGAAAGATGCTATGCCTAAGCTAA ACGCTGCTGGTACTACTATTTCAGACTATGACCAAATTCGTGATCATGTTGTGCAATATTATGAAGATAAGTTCAATGGCCAGGAGTTGGACTATGATTTTACCTTATTTGATTATGAACATCCTAGCATCTCGGAGGTGGAGAGTCTTGCCATGGACAAAATTCCTTCTCCGGAGGAAATCAAACAAGCTGTTTTTGATTTAGGGGCTGACAGCGcttcaggtccagatggtttttcGGGTTGTTTCTATCGTCACTGCTGGGATATTATTCAAGAAGATTTGATTAAGGCTATTATTTTTTGTTGGGAGACTGGTCATATCCCTAATGGAATCAATTCAAGCCTAATCATTTTGCTCCTCAAG GTTGCATTTTTGAAAGGTTGtaatatccatgaaaatattAGCTTGGCTTCTGAAATGGTTAATGAACTTCACCTTAAGCGCAAAGTTGTTAATATTGGTCTTAAGCTTGATATTTCTCAGGGTTTTGATACGGTGagttgggcttttgttttggAAGTTTTTCGTAGATATGGTTTTTCTGAGAAGTGGTGCTCTTGGATTCTTAATATCTTGATTTCTGCTAGAATCTTTATTCTTTTGAATGGTAGTCCGAAGGgttatttcaaaattaatagaggtttGCGTCAAGGAGATCCCCTTTATCCTTTGATTTTTGTcttgattgaagatgttcttagcaTAAATATTTCCAAGCTCTTTCATGATAAGAAGATGTCTCATATGGTTACAAGAGGTGGTATCTCTCCTACTCATctcttctttgctgatgacattatgattttttgtaaaggaaaTTTGAAAAGTCTTCATAACCTTGTGGATTTATTGGGCAAGTATCAAACTGCTTCTGGTCAAACGGTTTGTAGGCAAAAGAGCaagatttattatggtggtggttctttgaGTAGAAGTACCTACCTTGCTGATTATTTGGGGATGACCGTTGCCACTTTTCCAGACAGAtatttgggagttcaaattatgcCAGGTACGATAAGATATCGCCATATTTCTAATGTGGTTGAAAAGATAAAATCCCAACTTGCTGGTTGA